The proteins below are encoded in one region of Paenisporosarcina cavernae:
- a CDS encoding prepilin-type N-terminal cleavage/methylation domain-containing protein: MRKWLKHLKNQKGLTLIELLAVVVILGIIAAIAVPAIGNIIDNSKEDAHRSNALLIINAAKLGKTDGTFKNSDFTGTNSVTLQELVDAGYLDAVPADPSFDGKSYYSTSKVTKNANQYLITLYNFDGSHSYYNAISESKLNSDTKPVMP, translated from the coding sequence GTGAGAAAATGGTTAAAGCACTTAAAGAATCAAAAAGGTCTAACGCTTATTGAATTATTAGCAGTAGTGGTTATTCTAGGAATCATCGCTGCCATTGCAGTACCTGCGATTGGGAATATTATTGATAACTCGAAAGAAGATGCTCACCGCTCGAATGCATTGTTAATCATTAATGCTGCAAAATTAGGGAAAACAGATGGCACTTTCAAAAATTCTGATTTTACAGGAACTAATAGTGTGACACTCCAAGAACTTGTGGATGCTGGCTATTTAGACGCTGTACCTGCTGATCCTTCATTCGATGGTAAATCTTATTATAGTACTTCCAAAGTCACTAAAAATGCAAATCAATATTTGATTACTCTTTATAATTTTGACGGAAGTCACTCTTATTATAATGCAATTTCAGAGTCGAAATTAAATTCAGATACCAAGCCGGTTATGCCTTAA
- a CDS encoding PilN domain-containing protein: MQADINLIQTDAQPKVGYFLLGFLALLFFAVFIWVWMSYQSQHKEVLVLEQRLQDVLTRPVNAEVVEPSERQKYQALVDWAATQPYSNVLLLIDLAKRLPERGYFLSFSSENGVISLVAQFDTNSQAAYYLTAVENSPYIDSINISTIDKENVSDVTAVNEETFVEPRTVATYSITLNVQALRDASANKEGEQ, encoded by the coding sequence ATGCAAGCAGATATTAACCTCATACAAACAGACGCTCAACCAAAAGTAGGCTATTTCCTTCTTGGATTTTTGGCACTACTCTTTTTTGCTGTTTTCATTTGGGTTTGGATGTCGTATCAATCTCAGCATAAGGAAGTACTAGTTTTAGAACAGCGTCTTCAAGATGTTCTCACACGTCCAGTGAATGCAGAGGTTGTGGAGCCTTCGGAACGACAAAAGTACCAGGCTTTAGTGGATTGGGCAGCGACGCAGCCTTATTCAAATGTCCTTTTACTTATAGATCTTGCGAAGCGACTGCCAGAACGTGGTTACTTTCTAAGTTTTAGTTCAGAAAATGGCGTTATTTCGCTTGTTGCTCAGTTCGACACGAATTCCCAAGCTGCGTATTATTTAACTGCAGTCGAAAATTCTCCCTATATCGATTCGATTAATATTTCCACGATTGATAAAGAAAACGTTTCTGACGTTACAGCTGTTAATGAAGAAACGTTTGTAGAGCCACGAACTGTTGCTACTTATTCGATAACTTTAAACGTACAAGCTCTTCGAGATGCTTCGGCAAACAAGGAGGGTGAACAATGA
- the pilM gene encoding type IV pilus biogenesis protein PilM, translating to MSSYWGKHPAVFITFTSRYIRLLVGNKHHQITHIVQKILQEEWAENGEISQAEEVTKTLRTIVKQLKLTGMKTYISYSAHDLLLRSTTIPSDVPADEWKGHLYMNLGESFHLPFKDPIIEIVGSSEKDGAWEVNTLAVPEEAVNRIVSIVQQAKLRPIVMDVPFLNLYRVFQYEKQLEETSHVLLVHAEFDVIQLSLFHQHEPLYVRTVDLEALNAYSALESRSGFQYLESFEDEMTLQSHKEMMIKEIDRIQSFYQFNLQAGTSKIDTICIAGDHPKLVELKEYYASQDTANVSMLHDEAWGTKTKKKIPDSFAELIGLSLK from the coding sequence TTGTCGTCGTATTGGGGAAAGCATCCAGCAGTGTTCATCACGTTTACAAGTCGATATATTCGTCTACTCGTTGGGAATAAACACCATCAGATTACCCATATTGTGCAAAAGATTTTGCAGGAAGAATGGGCAGAGAATGGTGAGATTTCGCAAGCGGAGGAAGTAACGAAGACGTTACGTACTATTGTAAAACAGTTGAAGTTAACAGGAATGAAAACGTACATTTCGTATTCGGCGCATGACCTTTTACTTCGTTCTACGACGATTCCATCTGATGTTCCGGCGGATGAATGGAAAGGACATCTCTATATGAATTTAGGAGAGTCTTTTCATTTGCCATTTAAAGATCCGATCATCGAAATTGTTGGATCCTCTGAAAAAGACGGTGCGTGGGAAGTAAATACGCTTGCGGTGCCAGAAGAGGCTGTTAATCGAATCGTATCCATTGTGCAACAAGCAAAACTTCGACCAATCGTCATGGACGTCCCTTTTTTAAATCTGTATCGTGTTTTTCAATACGAAAAGCAATTAGAAGAAACGTCACATGTGCTATTAGTTCACGCTGAGTTTGATGTTATTCAGTTGAGTCTTTTTCATCAGCATGAACCTCTATATGTTCGAACAGTGGATTTGGAAGCGTTAAACGCGTATTCCGCTCTCGAGTCTCGTTCTGGATTTCAATATCTAGAGTCATTTGAAGATGAAATGACATTGCAGTCACACAAAGAAATGATGATCAAGGAAATTGATCGAATTCAATCATTCTATCAATTTAACCTTCAAGCAGGTACTTCTAAAATTGATACGATATGTATAGCAGGGGATCATCCAAAGCTTGTCGAATTAAAAGAGTATTATGCTTCACAAGACACCGCAAATGTTTCCATGTTACATGATGAAGCTTGGGGAACGAAGACGAAGAAAAAAATTCCCGATTCGTTCGCGGAATTAATTGGGTTGTCGTTGAAATAA
- a CDS encoding LysM peptidoglycan-binding domain-containing protein — protein MMAIERRYWIYILAGIFVAALIALFAYLFLLQPEKERKELLQEQVAAASFVEKPSSEEEIAKEELVVLAEHVPIQSREESIILDLEKAAIASSSLVDSISFNEENVPSDVVEDETIFEDENADQTMVEPIGLEKIFIDVTIQSANYLSMLDFLSEMDKLKRIYYVQSFTFEGIRENETREGPMEDMLTYSIQFYAYFAPLVQLDIPLPTPSSGQPSDKVNPIIDAEETVESDNSSTETISDSTVLQEASKENLPTEDAQTSSSNANQSNQHAVTTPVEKPIKTHVVQSGETLYSISMKFYGNRNGEEIIKTANNLSGNTVRTGQVLRIP, from the coding sequence ATGATGGCAATCGAGCGTCGATATTGGATATACATATTAGCTGGGATTTTTGTCGCGGCACTTATTGCTCTTTTCGCTTACTTATTCCTCCTTCAGCCTGAAAAAGAACGGAAAGAATTGTTACAAGAACAAGTTGCTGCTGCGTCTTTCGTAGAAAAACCATCCAGCGAAGAAGAGATTGCGAAAGAAGAGTTAGTTGTATTAGCGGAGCATGTACCGATTCAATCTCGAGAAGAGAGTATCATACTCGATTTAGAAAAAGCGGCAATTGCTTCTTCATCGTTGGTCGATTCCATTTCGTTTAATGAAGAAAACGTACCTTCTGACGTTGTTGAGGACGAAACGATTTTTGAAGATGAAAACGCGGATCAAACGATGGTAGAACCAATAGGTCTAGAAAAAATCTTTATTGATGTGACCATTCAATCCGCTAATTATTTATCCATGTTAGATTTTTTATCGGAAATGGACAAATTAAAACGGATCTATTATGTGCAATCGTTTACCTTCGAAGGTATTCGTGAAAATGAAACTCGAGAAGGTCCAATGGAAGACATGTTGACGTATTCCATCCAGTTTTATGCTTATTTCGCTCCTTTGGTTCAACTGGATATTCCGTTACCTACTCCTTCTAGTGGCCAACCGTCCGATAAAGTAAATCCGATTATCGATGCAGAAGAAACGGTAGAGAGTGACAATTCTTCTACAGAGACAATATCTGATTCAACTGTTCTACAAGAGGCTAGTAAGGAAAACTTGCCGACTGAAGATGCACAAACGTCTTCGTCAAATGCTAATCAATCAAATCAACACGCTGTAACTACACCAGTCGAGAAACCGATTAAAACGCACGTGGTCCAATCTGGAGAAACACTTTACTCCATTTCGATGAAGTTTTACGGGAATCGTAACGGAGAAGAAATCATTAAGACGGCAAATAACCTATCCGGAAATACCGTCAGAACAGGTCAGGTACTTCGAATTCCATGA
- a CDS encoding prepilin peptidase, whose amino-acid sequence MSILFFLYGLIFGSFYNVVGLRVPNDESIVHPPSTCPTCKHRLTWKDLVPVFSYMFLGGKCRHCKTSIPIFYPLMELLTGILFVYAYLQEGFSGELIVALLYVSLFVIITVSDLVYMIIPDKVLIILGLMLLAGRIISPLDPWWESLAGAIIGFFLLWLIAIVSKGGMGGGDVKLFLLIGLVSGSKGVLMTLFIASFIGAFIGVISILLFHQDRKTPIPFGPFIAIGALIVYFHGNQLLESYLNLFF is encoded by the coding sequence ATGAGTATACTTTTCTTTCTTTACGGTTTAATTTTCGGCTCATTTTATAATGTGGTAGGACTCAGAGTCCCGAATGACGAGTCAATTGTTCATCCACCATCTACCTGTCCAACGTGTAAACATCGGTTAACTTGGAAGGACTTAGTTCCCGTATTTTCCTATATGTTTCTTGGAGGGAAATGTCGTCATTGTAAAACGTCCATTCCAATTTTTTATCCTCTGATGGAATTACTAACTGGCATTCTGTTCGTATATGCGTATCTACAAGAAGGATTTTCTGGTGAATTAATTGTTGCTCTTCTCTATGTGTCGCTATTTGTCATTATCACTGTGAGTGATCTAGTGTATATGATTATTCCCGACAAAGTTCTTATCATATTAGGATTAATGCTTCTTGCTGGAAGAATCATCTCTCCCTTGGATCCTTGGTGGGAAAGTCTTGCAGGTGCGATTATTGGGTTCTTCCTATTATGGTTAATTGCTATCGTCTCAAAAGGTGGAATGGGTGGTGGCGACGTCAAATTGTTTCTCCTCATTGGGCTCGTATCAGGAAGTAAAGGTGTTTTAATGACACTTTTTATCGCTTCATTTATTGGAGCTTTCATTGGCGTTATCTCGATACTTTTATTCCATCAAGATCGAAAAACACCAATTCCTTTTGGTCCATTTATCGCAATCGGGGCATTAATAGTTTATTTTCATGGAAATCAATTACTCGAATCATATCTGAATTTGTTTTTTTAA